One segment of Larus michahellis chromosome 14, bLarMic1.1, whole genome shotgun sequence DNA contains the following:
- the FBF1 gene encoding fas-binding factor 1 isoform X3, producing the protein MATKPKKSLRGSIDDVLGDLLGYDDEIPVKSATASQPAGSSGGRARGTSLQASKKSFLEDDFFSKLPAEDIKATEGSSASDTDPQALLQTLKDMDDMEADLLGISKPSSGPGKTTVKGPGKLDSSGGTVKTAEKLLSPKKGESAPLMEKKPLASPPAARQYKKFNFEGLLSDEEQDAHKKPAPTGAKSSSEKKTEQSKEKEPPPPQTPLHTAAPARRREELTFEDDGDDLMDALGFGNGPKGDEKQGKKAEEEELRPARSKLDELLGRGPVAKILEQPGVGERREFQLDKKYQKQPEKEEGWDEEDFVFGAYKPTVASTPAGRSARRQSVSRFSAENSSEPKPEPCSKPPPPASRSPVRVRRAGGDWLGLKDEDFMDSEPPSPVKASPAVSYPSPAAAGGPSPTSQLTAVEEAAAKPVPVEEENWLSAALSRKKAQAQAKAREGSAKASEVPGKGLDPHSPVSQPAGSTGAPQQAAALQDKAASTDGSGQPVPWLGTAKRAPAHPSEAAKGDPSRDASALVSTALLPGEQETQGPALLAQVTTPRAHLQAASQLQAESPALGLQHERRLGAPTALLYEDATGCRAALLSAQARVAELESQVRMLELEQTQHKLLLESLQQRHQEDLDLVENAHRSRVKVLEETYRQREERLRQEKEQLAAQLLSQSQDAEQARAELLSQHQQRLAALEQQSALELERLRELQRVSVQEMRKDHEEQLQRLKRLKDQEIDAVTSATSHTRSLNGVIEQMEKFSSDLHDLSHKVEATHHTTSQELAMGARQRDKQLKVLQDRLLQQQRDMEEERSRLQEVIAKMEARLGEQTRLLEQERWRATAEQSKVESLQHSLEEQRRIMTQQLSMERAELERAKSALLEEQKSVMQKCSEERRKLAAEWAEFHTRQQLSKERMERDMDRALQMDSQREGTIMSLAKEQAELKIRGHELKAKEEQLVKDRELLEEAWRELRLEKEKVNGTALHIRQREEEIKSMTKLSSQKYEEGERALREACRIESEHQTRLQVMQQHLEQLKQQEQRLHQERLSIAHQRSQLQQLREELPSNPVMLLTADQDLSAPTKGLSSTPFPLTAAPPHTWALVPGFPPPVRVLPRHSLEGSRETLAVAGPTELYAKLLLLKHRAQQDRDFLEDEQFFLETLKKASYNTSSLSD; encoded by the exons ATG GctacaaaacccaagaaaagttTAAGAG GCTCTATTGATGATGTGCTTGGTGACCTCCTGGGATATGATG ATGAAATCCCTGTTAAATCTGCCACAGCTTCCCAGCCGGCCGGGAGCAGCGGTGGGAGAGCCCGGGGCACCAGCTTGCAGGCCAGCAAGAA GTCCTTTCTAGAGGATGATTTCTTCAGCAAACTCCCCGCAGAGGACATCAAAGCTACAGAG GGATCCAGCGCTTCTGACACAGACCCAcaagctctgctgcagaccctgAAG GACATGGATGATATGGAAGCTGATCTCCTGGGAATATCGAAACCCAGTTCTGGGCCAGGGAAGACAACTGTGAAAGGTCCTGGGAAACTTGACTCCTCGGGAGGAACAGTGAAGACCGCAGAGAAGCTGCTATCCCCcaagaaag GAGAATCTGCACCTCTGATGGAGAAGAAGCCACTCGCATCCCCCCCTGCTGCCCGACAGTACAAGAAATTTAACTTTGAAG GGCTTTTGTCTGATGAGGAGCAGGACGCTCACAAGAAGCCAGCTCCAACAGGCGCTAAAAGCAGctctgagaaaaaaacagaacagagcaaagagaaag agccacccccaccccagacGCCCCTACACACTGCGGCCCCAGCCCGGAGGAGAGAGGAGCTCACATTTGAAGATGATGGTGATGACCTGATGGATGCACTGGGGTTTGGCAACGGCCCAAAAGGAGATGAGAAGCAGGGAAAGAAGGCAGAAGA AGAGGAGCTCCGGCCAGCCCGCTCCAAGCTGGACGAGTTGCTGGGGCGAGGCCCCGTGGCCAAAATCCTGGAACAGCCAGGCGTGGGAGAGCGCAGGGAGTTCCAGCTGGATAAGAAGTACCAAAAGCAGCCAG agaaggaagagggctgGGACGAGGAGGATTTTGTCTTTGGAGCATACAAGCCCACAGTGGCCTCCACACCCGCGGGCCGGTCGGCGAGAAGGCAGTCTGTGAG CAGGTTTTCAGCCGAGAACAGCAGCGAACCGAAACCAGAGCCATGCTCCAAACCTCCTCCTCCAGCAAGCCGGAGCCCCGTGCGGGTCAGAAGGGCTGGTGGCGACTGGCTGGGTTTGAAGGATGAGGATTTTATGGATTCGGAGCCGCCGTCTCCAGTGAAGGCCAGTCCAGCTGTGAGCTaccccagccctgccgcagcTGGGgggcccagccccaccagccagcTCACGGCCGTAGAGGAGGCAGCGGCTAAACCCGTCCCAGTGGAGGAGGAGAACTGGCTGAGCGCTGCCTTGTCTCGCAAGAAAGCCCAAGCCCAAGCGAAAGCCCGGGAGGGAAGTGCCAAGGCCTCAGAGGTCCCAGGCAAAGGGCTGGATCCCCACTCTCCTGTCAG CCAGCCAGCCGGCTCCACGGGAGCACCGCAGCAGGCGGCTGCCCTGCAGGACAAGGCAGCGAGCACCGATGGCTCTGG GCAGCCTGTCCCCTGGCTCGGCACCGCGAAACGAGCCCCAGCTCACCCGTCGGAGGCTGCGAAGGGGGATCCCTCCAGAGACGCCAGCGCCCTGG TCTCCACGGCCTTGTTACCAGGAGAGCAGGAGACGCAGGGCCCTGCCCTGCTCGCTCAG GTTACCACACCCAGGGCACATCTCCAGGCTGCCTCACAGCTGCAG GCAGagtccccagccctgggcttgCAGCATGAGAGGAGGCTGGGggctcccacagccctgctctaCGAGGATGCGACAGGCTGTCGGGCAGCGCTGCTCAGTGCCCAGGCCCgtgtggcagagctggagagccaG GTCCggatgctggagctggagcagacACAGCACAAACTGTTGCTGGAGAGTCTCCAACAGCGGCACCAGGAGGACCTGGATCTCGTTGAGAATGCCCACAG GAGCCGGGTGAAGGTGCTGGAGGAGACCTACAGGCAGCGGGAGGAGAGGCTGCGTCAGGAGAAGGAACagctggcagctcagctgctgtcaCAGAGCCAGGACGCAGAGCAGGCACGGGCAgagctgctgtcacagcaccAGCAGCGCCTGGCAGCGCTGGAGCAGCAGAGCGCGCTGGAGCTGGAGCGGCTGCGAGAGCTGCAGAG GGTGTCTGTCCAGGAGATGCGCAAAGACCATGAAGAGCAGCTCCAGCGACTGAAGCGGCTGAAAGACCAGGAGATCGATGCGGTGACCAGCGCCACTTCCCACACCAG GTCTCTGAATGGTGTCATCGAGCAGATGGAGAAGTTCTCCAGCGACCTGCATGACCTCTCGCACAAGGTGGAGGCCACACACCACACTACCTCCCAGGAGCTGGCCATGGGGGCACGGCAGCGGGACAAGCAGCTGAAGG TGCTCCAGGACAGGCTATTGCAGCAGCAGAGGGACATGGAGGAGGAGCGGAGCCGTCTCCAGGAGGTGATTGCCAAAATGGAGGCCAGGCTGGGCGAGCAGACTcggctgctggagcag GAGCGATGGAGGGCGACAGCAGAGCAATCCAAAGTGGAATCACTGCAGCACTCGCTGGAGGAGCAGCGGCGAATCATGACCCAGCAGCTCTCCATGGAGCgagcagagctggagagggcAAAG AGTGCtttgctggaggagcagaagtcGGTGATGCAGAAGTGCTCGGAGGAGCGACGGAAGCTGGCGGCTGAGTGGGCTGAATTTCACACCCGGCAGCAGCTGAGCAAGGAGCGGATGGAGCGTGACATGGACCGAGCCCTGCAGATGGACTCCCAGAGAGAGGGCACCATCATGAGCCTGGCCAAG gagcaggcagagctgaagaTTCGGGGCCATGAGCTGAAAGCCAAGGAGGAGCAGCTGgtgaaggacagggagctgctggaggaggcctGGCGGGAGCTGAGGCtggagaaagagaaggtgaaCGGGACCGCGCTGCACATTCGGCAGCGGGAGGAGGAAATTAAAAGTATGACCAAG CTCTCATCCCAGAAGTACGAGGAAGGGGAGCGGGCCCTGCGGGAGGCATGCAGGATAGAGTCCGAGCACCAGACCAGGCTGCAGGTCATGCAGCAGCACCTGGAGCAGCTGAAACAGCAGGAACAGCGTCTGCACCAG GAGCGGCTGAGCATTGCCCACCAGAGGAGTCAGCTCCAACAGCTACGCGAGGAGCTGCCCAGCAACCCCGTGATGCTGCTGACTGCAGACCAGGACCTCAGTGCCCCTACAAAAGGCCTCTCCAGCACGCCAT TTCCTCTCACAGCAGCACCACCACACACTTGGGCTCTTGTTCCAGGCTTTCCACCTCCTGTCAGGGTGCTCCCTCGGCACAGCCTGGAGGGTAGCAGGGAAACCCTGGCCGTGGCCGGACCCACCGAGCTCTACgccaaactgctgctgctgaagcacagggCCCAGCAG GACCGTGATTTCTTAGAGGATGAGCAGTTCTTCCTGGAGACCCTGAAGAAAGCGTCTTACAACACTTCATCTCTGTCAGACTGA
- the FBF1 gene encoding fas-binding factor 1 isoform X4 — MATKPKKSLRDEIPVKSATASQPAGSSGGRARGTSLQASKKSFLEDDFFSKLPAEDIKATEGSSASDTDPQALLQTLKDMDDMEADLLGISKPSSGPGKTTVKGPGKLDSSGGTVKTAEKLLSPKKGESAPLMEKKPLASPPAARQYKKFNFEDLDDPLAGLLSDEEQDAHKKPAPTGAKSSSEKKTEQSKEKEPPPPQTPLHTAAPARRREELTFEDDGDDLMDALGFGNGPKGDEKQGKKAEEEELRPARSKLDELLGRGPVAKILEQPGVGERREFQLDKKYQKQPEKEEGWDEEDFVFGAYKPTVASTPAGRSARRQSVSRFSAENSSEPKPEPCSKPPPPASRSPVRVRRAGGDWLGLKDEDFMDSEPPSPVKASPAVSYPSPAAAGGPSPTSQLTAVEEAAAKPVPVEEENWLSAALSRKKAQAQAKAREGSAKASEVPGKGLDPHSPVSQPAGSTGAPQQAAALQDKAASTDGSGQPVPWLGTAKRAPAHPSEAAKGDPSRDASALVSTALLPGEQETQGPALLAQVTTPRAHLQAASQLQAESPALGLQHERRLGAPTALLYEDATGCRAALLSAQARVAELESQVRMLELEQTQHKLLLESLQQRHQEDLDLVENAHRSRVKVLEETYRQREERLRQEKEQLAAQLLSQSQDAEQARAELLSQHQQRLAALEQQSALELERLRELQRVSVQEMRKDHEEQLQRLKRLKDQEIDAVTSATSHTRSLNGVIEQMEKFSSDLHDLSHKVEATHHTTSQELAMGARQRDKQLKVLQDRLLQQQRDMEEERSRLQEVIAKMEARLGEQTRLLEQERWRATAEQSKVESLQHSLEEQRRIMTQQLSMERAELERAKSALLEEQKSVMQKCSEERRKLAAEWAEFHTRQQLSKERMERDMDRALQMDSQREGTIMSLAKEQAELKIRGHELKAKEEQLVKDRELLEEAWRELRLEKEKVNGTALHIRQREEEIKSMTKLSSQKYEEGERALREACRIESEHQTRLQVMQQHLEQLKQQEQRLHQERLSIAHQRSQLQQLREELPSNPVMLLTADQDLSAPTKGLSSTPFPLTAAPPHTWALVPGFPPPVRVLPRHSLEGSRETLAVAGPTELYAKLLLLKHRAQQDRDFLEDEQFFLETLKKASYNTSSLSD, encoded by the exons ATG GctacaaaacccaagaaaagttTAAGAG ATGAAATCCCTGTTAAATCTGCCACAGCTTCCCAGCCGGCCGGGAGCAGCGGTGGGAGAGCCCGGGGCACCAGCTTGCAGGCCAGCAAGAA GTCCTTTCTAGAGGATGATTTCTTCAGCAAACTCCCCGCAGAGGACATCAAAGCTACAGAG GGATCCAGCGCTTCTGACACAGACCCAcaagctctgctgcagaccctgAAG GACATGGATGATATGGAAGCTGATCTCCTGGGAATATCGAAACCCAGTTCTGGGCCAGGGAAGACAACTGTGAAAGGTCCTGGGAAACTTGACTCCTCGGGAGGAACAGTGAAGACCGCAGAGAAGCTGCTATCCCCcaagaaag GAGAATCTGCACCTCTGATGGAGAAGAAGCCACTCGCATCCCCCCCTGCTGCCCGACAGTACAAGAAATTTAACTTTGAAG ATTTAGACGATCCTTTGGCAGGGCTTTTGTCTGATGAGGAGCAGGACGCTCACAAGAAGCCAGCTCCAACAGGCGCTAAAAGCAGctctgagaaaaaaacagaacagagcaaagagaaag agccacccccaccccagacGCCCCTACACACTGCGGCCCCAGCCCGGAGGAGAGAGGAGCTCACATTTGAAGATGATGGTGATGACCTGATGGATGCACTGGGGTTTGGCAACGGCCCAAAAGGAGATGAGAAGCAGGGAAAGAAGGCAGAAGA AGAGGAGCTCCGGCCAGCCCGCTCCAAGCTGGACGAGTTGCTGGGGCGAGGCCCCGTGGCCAAAATCCTGGAACAGCCAGGCGTGGGAGAGCGCAGGGAGTTCCAGCTGGATAAGAAGTACCAAAAGCAGCCAG agaaggaagagggctgGGACGAGGAGGATTTTGTCTTTGGAGCATACAAGCCCACAGTGGCCTCCACACCCGCGGGCCGGTCGGCGAGAAGGCAGTCTGTGAG CAGGTTTTCAGCCGAGAACAGCAGCGAACCGAAACCAGAGCCATGCTCCAAACCTCCTCCTCCAGCAAGCCGGAGCCCCGTGCGGGTCAGAAGGGCTGGTGGCGACTGGCTGGGTTTGAAGGATGAGGATTTTATGGATTCGGAGCCGCCGTCTCCAGTGAAGGCCAGTCCAGCTGTGAGCTaccccagccctgccgcagcTGGGgggcccagccccaccagccagcTCACGGCCGTAGAGGAGGCAGCGGCTAAACCCGTCCCAGTGGAGGAGGAGAACTGGCTGAGCGCTGCCTTGTCTCGCAAGAAAGCCCAAGCCCAAGCGAAAGCCCGGGAGGGAAGTGCCAAGGCCTCAGAGGTCCCAGGCAAAGGGCTGGATCCCCACTCTCCTGTCAG CCAGCCAGCCGGCTCCACGGGAGCACCGCAGCAGGCGGCTGCCCTGCAGGACAAGGCAGCGAGCACCGATGGCTCTGG GCAGCCTGTCCCCTGGCTCGGCACCGCGAAACGAGCCCCAGCTCACCCGTCGGAGGCTGCGAAGGGGGATCCCTCCAGAGACGCCAGCGCCCTGG TCTCCACGGCCTTGTTACCAGGAGAGCAGGAGACGCAGGGCCCTGCCCTGCTCGCTCAG GTTACCACACCCAGGGCACATCTCCAGGCTGCCTCACAGCTGCAG GCAGagtccccagccctgggcttgCAGCATGAGAGGAGGCTGGGggctcccacagccctgctctaCGAGGATGCGACAGGCTGTCGGGCAGCGCTGCTCAGTGCCCAGGCCCgtgtggcagagctggagagccaG GTCCggatgctggagctggagcagacACAGCACAAACTGTTGCTGGAGAGTCTCCAACAGCGGCACCAGGAGGACCTGGATCTCGTTGAGAATGCCCACAG GAGCCGGGTGAAGGTGCTGGAGGAGACCTACAGGCAGCGGGAGGAGAGGCTGCGTCAGGAGAAGGAACagctggcagctcagctgctgtcaCAGAGCCAGGACGCAGAGCAGGCACGGGCAgagctgctgtcacagcaccAGCAGCGCCTGGCAGCGCTGGAGCAGCAGAGCGCGCTGGAGCTGGAGCGGCTGCGAGAGCTGCAGAG GGTGTCTGTCCAGGAGATGCGCAAAGACCATGAAGAGCAGCTCCAGCGACTGAAGCGGCTGAAAGACCAGGAGATCGATGCGGTGACCAGCGCCACTTCCCACACCAG GTCTCTGAATGGTGTCATCGAGCAGATGGAGAAGTTCTCCAGCGACCTGCATGACCTCTCGCACAAGGTGGAGGCCACACACCACACTACCTCCCAGGAGCTGGCCATGGGGGCACGGCAGCGGGACAAGCAGCTGAAGG TGCTCCAGGACAGGCTATTGCAGCAGCAGAGGGACATGGAGGAGGAGCGGAGCCGTCTCCAGGAGGTGATTGCCAAAATGGAGGCCAGGCTGGGCGAGCAGACTcggctgctggagcag GAGCGATGGAGGGCGACAGCAGAGCAATCCAAAGTGGAATCACTGCAGCACTCGCTGGAGGAGCAGCGGCGAATCATGACCCAGCAGCTCTCCATGGAGCgagcagagctggagagggcAAAG AGTGCtttgctggaggagcagaagtcGGTGATGCAGAAGTGCTCGGAGGAGCGACGGAAGCTGGCGGCTGAGTGGGCTGAATTTCACACCCGGCAGCAGCTGAGCAAGGAGCGGATGGAGCGTGACATGGACCGAGCCCTGCAGATGGACTCCCAGAGAGAGGGCACCATCATGAGCCTGGCCAAG gagcaggcagagctgaagaTTCGGGGCCATGAGCTGAAAGCCAAGGAGGAGCAGCTGgtgaaggacagggagctgctggaggaggcctGGCGGGAGCTGAGGCtggagaaagagaaggtgaaCGGGACCGCGCTGCACATTCGGCAGCGGGAGGAGGAAATTAAAAGTATGACCAAG CTCTCATCCCAGAAGTACGAGGAAGGGGAGCGGGCCCTGCGGGAGGCATGCAGGATAGAGTCCGAGCACCAGACCAGGCTGCAGGTCATGCAGCAGCACCTGGAGCAGCTGAAACAGCAGGAACAGCGTCTGCACCAG GAGCGGCTGAGCATTGCCCACCAGAGGAGTCAGCTCCAACAGCTACGCGAGGAGCTGCCCAGCAACCCCGTGATGCTGCTGACTGCAGACCAGGACCTCAGTGCCCCTACAAAAGGCCTCTCCAGCACGCCAT TTCCTCTCACAGCAGCACCACCACACACTTGGGCTCTTGTTCCAGGCTTTCCACCTCCTGTCAGGGTGCTCCCTCGGCACAGCCTGGAGGGTAGCAGGGAAACCCTGGCCGTGGCCGGACCCACCGAGCTCTACgccaaactgctgctgctgaagcacagggCCCAGCAG GACCGTGATTTCTTAGAGGATGAGCAGTTCTTCCTGGAGACCCTGAAGAAAGCGTCTTACAACACTTCATCTCTGTCAGACTGA
- the FBF1 gene encoding fas-binding factor 1 isoform X8: MATKPKKSLRGSIDDVLGDLLGYDDEIPVKSATASQPAGSSGGRARGTSLQASKKSFLEDDFFSKLPAEDIKATEGSSASDTDPQALLQTLKDMDDMEADLLGISKPSSGPGKTTVKGPGKLDSSGGTVKTAEKLLSPKKGESAPLMEKKPLASPPAARQYKKFNFEGLLSDEEQDAHKKPAPTGAKSSSEKKTEQSKEKEPPPPQTPLHTAAPARRREELTFEDDGDDLMDALGFGNGPKGDEKQGKKAEEEELRPARSKLDELLGRGPVAKILEQPGVGERREFQLDKKYQKQPEKEEGWDEEDFVFGAYKPTVASTPAGRSARRQSVSRFSAENSSEPKPEPCSKPPPPASRSPVRVRRAGGDWLGLKDEDFMDSEPPSPVKASPAVSYPSPAAAGGPSPTSQLTAVEEAAAKPVPVEEENWLSAALSRKKAQAQAKAREGSAKASEVPGKGLDPHSPVSQPAGSTGAPQQAAALQDKAASTDGSGQPVPWLGTAKRAPAHPSEAAKGDPSRDASALVSTALLPGEQETQGPALLAQVTTPRAHLQAASQLQAESPALGLQHERRLGAPTALLYEDATGCRAALLSAQARVAELESQVRMLELEQTQHKLLLESLQQRHQEDLDLVENAHRSRVKVLEETYRQREERLRQEKEQLAAQLLSQSQDAEQARAELLSQHQQRLAALEQQSALELERLRELQRVSVQEMRKDHEEQLQRLKRLKDQEIDAVTSATSHTRSLNGVIEQMEKFSSDLHDLSHKVEATHHTTSQELAMGARQRDKQLKVLQDRLLQQQRDMEEERSRLQEVIAKMEARLGEQTRLLEQERWRATAEQSKVESLQHSLEEQRRIMTQQLSMERAELERAKSALLEEQKSVMQKCSEERRKLAAEWAEFHTRQQLSKERMERDMDRALQMDSQREGTIMSLAKEQAELKIRGHELKAKEEQLVKDRELLEEAWRELRLEKEKVNGTALHIRQREEEIKSMTKLSSQKYEEGERALREACRIESEHQTRLQVMQQHLEQLKQQEQRLHQERLSIAHQRSQLQQLREELPSNPVMLLTADQDLSAPTKGLSSTPCFPPPVRVLPRHSLEGSRETLAVAGPTELYAKLLLLKHRAQQDRDFLEDEQFFLETLKKASYNTSSLSD; the protein is encoded by the exons ATG GctacaaaacccaagaaaagttTAAGAG GCTCTATTGATGATGTGCTTGGTGACCTCCTGGGATATGATG ATGAAATCCCTGTTAAATCTGCCACAGCTTCCCAGCCGGCCGGGAGCAGCGGTGGGAGAGCCCGGGGCACCAGCTTGCAGGCCAGCAAGAA GTCCTTTCTAGAGGATGATTTCTTCAGCAAACTCCCCGCAGAGGACATCAAAGCTACAGAG GGATCCAGCGCTTCTGACACAGACCCAcaagctctgctgcagaccctgAAG GACATGGATGATATGGAAGCTGATCTCCTGGGAATATCGAAACCCAGTTCTGGGCCAGGGAAGACAACTGTGAAAGGTCCTGGGAAACTTGACTCCTCGGGAGGAACAGTGAAGACCGCAGAGAAGCTGCTATCCCCcaagaaag GAGAATCTGCACCTCTGATGGAGAAGAAGCCACTCGCATCCCCCCCTGCTGCCCGACAGTACAAGAAATTTAACTTTGAAG GGCTTTTGTCTGATGAGGAGCAGGACGCTCACAAGAAGCCAGCTCCAACAGGCGCTAAAAGCAGctctgagaaaaaaacagaacagagcaaagagaaag agccacccccaccccagacGCCCCTACACACTGCGGCCCCAGCCCGGAGGAGAGAGGAGCTCACATTTGAAGATGATGGTGATGACCTGATGGATGCACTGGGGTTTGGCAACGGCCCAAAAGGAGATGAGAAGCAGGGAAAGAAGGCAGAAGA AGAGGAGCTCCGGCCAGCCCGCTCCAAGCTGGACGAGTTGCTGGGGCGAGGCCCCGTGGCCAAAATCCTGGAACAGCCAGGCGTGGGAGAGCGCAGGGAGTTCCAGCTGGATAAGAAGTACCAAAAGCAGCCAG agaaggaagagggctgGGACGAGGAGGATTTTGTCTTTGGAGCATACAAGCCCACAGTGGCCTCCACACCCGCGGGCCGGTCGGCGAGAAGGCAGTCTGTGAG CAGGTTTTCAGCCGAGAACAGCAGCGAACCGAAACCAGAGCCATGCTCCAAACCTCCTCCTCCAGCAAGCCGGAGCCCCGTGCGGGTCAGAAGGGCTGGTGGCGACTGGCTGGGTTTGAAGGATGAGGATTTTATGGATTCGGAGCCGCCGTCTCCAGTGAAGGCCAGTCCAGCTGTGAGCTaccccagccctgccgcagcTGGGgggcccagccccaccagccagcTCACGGCCGTAGAGGAGGCAGCGGCTAAACCCGTCCCAGTGGAGGAGGAGAACTGGCTGAGCGCTGCCTTGTCTCGCAAGAAAGCCCAAGCCCAAGCGAAAGCCCGGGAGGGAAGTGCCAAGGCCTCAGAGGTCCCAGGCAAAGGGCTGGATCCCCACTCTCCTGTCAG CCAGCCAGCCGGCTCCACGGGAGCACCGCAGCAGGCGGCTGCCCTGCAGGACAAGGCAGCGAGCACCGATGGCTCTGG GCAGCCTGTCCCCTGGCTCGGCACCGCGAAACGAGCCCCAGCTCACCCGTCGGAGGCTGCGAAGGGGGATCCCTCCAGAGACGCCAGCGCCCTGG TCTCCACGGCCTTGTTACCAGGAGAGCAGGAGACGCAGGGCCCTGCCCTGCTCGCTCAG GTTACCACACCCAGGGCACATCTCCAGGCTGCCTCACAGCTGCAG GCAGagtccccagccctgggcttgCAGCATGAGAGGAGGCTGGGggctcccacagccctgctctaCGAGGATGCGACAGGCTGTCGGGCAGCGCTGCTCAGTGCCCAGGCCCgtgtggcagagctggagagccaG GTCCggatgctggagctggagcagacACAGCACAAACTGTTGCTGGAGAGTCTCCAACAGCGGCACCAGGAGGACCTGGATCTCGTTGAGAATGCCCACAG GAGCCGGGTGAAGGTGCTGGAGGAGACCTACAGGCAGCGGGAGGAGAGGCTGCGTCAGGAGAAGGAACagctggcagctcagctgctgtcaCAGAGCCAGGACGCAGAGCAGGCACGGGCAgagctgctgtcacagcaccAGCAGCGCCTGGCAGCGCTGGAGCAGCAGAGCGCGCTGGAGCTGGAGCGGCTGCGAGAGCTGCAGAG GGTGTCTGTCCAGGAGATGCGCAAAGACCATGAAGAGCAGCTCCAGCGACTGAAGCGGCTGAAAGACCAGGAGATCGATGCGGTGACCAGCGCCACTTCCCACACCAG GTCTCTGAATGGTGTCATCGAGCAGATGGAGAAGTTCTCCAGCGACCTGCATGACCTCTCGCACAAGGTGGAGGCCACACACCACACTACCTCCCAGGAGCTGGCCATGGGGGCACGGCAGCGGGACAAGCAGCTGAAGG TGCTCCAGGACAGGCTATTGCAGCAGCAGAGGGACATGGAGGAGGAGCGGAGCCGTCTCCAGGAGGTGATTGCCAAAATGGAGGCCAGGCTGGGCGAGCAGACTcggctgctggagcag GAGCGATGGAGGGCGACAGCAGAGCAATCCAAAGTGGAATCACTGCAGCACTCGCTGGAGGAGCAGCGGCGAATCATGACCCAGCAGCTCTCCATGGAGCgagcagagctggagagggcAAAG AGTGCtttgctggaggagcagaagtcGGTGATGCAGAAGTGCTCGGAGGAGCGACGGAAGCTGGCGGCTGAGTGGGCTGAATTTCACACCCGGCAGCAGCTGAGCAAGGAGCGGATGGAGCGTGACATGGACCGAGCCCTGCAGATGGACTCCCAGAGAGAGGGCACCATCATGAGCCTGGCCAAG gagcaggcagagctgaagaTTCGGGGCCATGAGCTGAAAGCCAAGGAGGAGCAGCTGgtgaaggacagggagctgctggaggaggcctGGCGGGAGCTGAGGCtggagaaagagaaggtgaaCGGGACCGCGCTGCACATTCGGCAGCGGGAGGAGGAAATTAAAAGTATGACCAAG CTCTCATCCCAGAAGTACGAGGAAGGGGAGCGGGCCCTGCGGGAGGCATGCAGGATAGAGTCCGAGCACCAGACCAGGCTGCAGGTCATGCAGCAGCACCTGGAGCAGCTGAAACAGCAGGAACAGCGTCTGCACCAG GAGCGGCTGAGCATTGCCCACCAGAGGAGTCAGCTCCAACAGCTACGCGAGGAGCTGCCCAGCAACCCCGTGATGCTGCTGACTGCAGACCAGGACCTCAGTGCCCCTACAAAAGGCCTCTCCAGCACGCCAT GCTTTCCACCTCCTGTCAGGGTGCTCCCTCGGCACAGCCTGGAGGGTAGCAGGGAAACCCTGGCCGTGGCCGGACCCACCGAGCTCTACgccaaactgctgctgctgaagcacagggCCCAGCAG GACCGTGATTTCTTAGAGGATGAGCAGTTCTTCCTGGAGACCCTGAAGAAAGCGTCTTACAACACTTCATCTCTGTCAGACTGA